The DNA segment GAAAGTGCAGGGCGTGGGTCTTGTGCAGCGCCACTTCCAGCACCCGCGCCACAATCTGCACCGTGCCGGCGAGGCTGGAGGTCGGCGTCAGGATCAGCGTCAGCTGTTCCGGCGCGACGCCGCAATCCTGCGCGACGCGGGCCACCAGCATGTCCGGGGGCATGCGGTCGACTTCGAGCACCAGGCAGGCATGGTCCGCCGCGTCGCGGTAGCCCAGCTCCTGGAACAGGGTCTCCTTGGCCCACAGCGCGCGGGCGGGCCCGGAGCCGAGCGCGAAGAAGTCGCCTTCCGACAGGCTCCAGCCGGCATACTGGCTGCCCAGGCACGCCAGCACCGGATCCGCCGTGGTCACGGTGATCATGCTCATCCAGCGCGAGAAGCGCGCGCCCGAGGCGATGTTGACCGAGCCGAGCCCGCCAAGGCAGATCTCGGCGATGCGCCGGCCGGCTTCCATGCCGCCCCGCGCATTGATGCCGGCGTCGATGATGCGGGCACCGCAAGGGCTGCGGGAGATGCCGAGCCGCAGCACCGCGGCGTTCTCGACAAGGTCCTCGACCAGAGGGCGGGTCAGGTTTGAAACGCTGGGGCGCAAATTGCGCAATTGCTCGCCCATGAAACGGTTACTCCGCAGCCTTGCGGCTGGCCATGCTCAGGTCACGCCACAGTTGATCCCTGCGCCGGGCCAGGGTGTCGCGAACCTCGCGCACATCCCGTCCGGCAGCGAAAAGCGTACAAATAGGTTCCCCGGTCTCGATCCGGGTGCCTTGCGGCGGCCGGTCCGCCACCCAGTCCGGCAGCGGGTCGAGCCGCATTTCGAAGCTGAACGGGGCGTAGAACACGCCGGCCCCCCTCACCATGCCGGCCGCCTCGGGGGTGAGCAGGGCAAGATCGGGCAGCTCGCCACGGCAGGCCTCGAAATGCAGCCGCAGCAGCGGGGGCAACGGCTCGTGGTCGAACACGTCCAGCGAGGCACCCGGACGCGGGTTGATCTCGATCAGGCTCCAGCCATCGCCGGTCAGCATCAGGTCGGCGCTGGCAAGGCCGACAATGCCGGCGGCGTTCACGACGGCGTCGAGCGCGGAGGCGATCGAGGCTTCGATCGAGGGATCGAGGCGGATCGGTCCCGCCGCGCCGCCATAGCGGTAGGGCGCATCCTCGGAGGGTTCGCACCACTGCTCCGAGAAGGCGAGAAGACGCGCCTTGTGCCCATTGCCCAGGAACAGCGCCGACACCGTGCGGCCCTGAAGCTCTTCCTGGAGATACCAGCCCCATCCGCGCGACTCGCTCGCGGGTTTGACGTGCCAGCCGCCCGAGCCGCCGATGCGCTTTTCAAGCGTTCGCATTCCCGCCGGCGCATGGTCGGCGAAGACCTGCGGGTGGGGAATGCCGAGATTGTGCAGCAGCCGCGCCAGCATCAGCGGCTCCTTGGTCCAGGCGAGCGTCGGCGGACCGTTGCCGACCAGCCGGAACCGCGCGGCGAGCCGCTCCACCACCTCGGGCTGGTGCTCGAACCCGGTGCCGAGCACGACAGGAATGTCGGGTCCGGCGTGGATCGCGAGCTGCTCGTAGAGGTCGGCCGGGTCGATGGCGAAAGCACCGATACGGCGCAGCGGGATCGCGGCGAGCGCGAGCTCGCGGGTGTCGTCGTCCCCGAACAGGTCGAGCACCAGGGCGCGCAGGCCCGCGCGCCGCGCCGCGGCGGCGAGGCCGCGAGCGGCGACGCCAACGATGACGACATCTGCCGCATCCTTAGGCGACAAGGGATCGTGCGAGAATGAAGGCATCCTCGAATCCGAATGTGAGGGATTTGGTTGCAACCCGCATGCGTTGCAACAGCTCATGCTGCACACGGTATTTGAGGTGCCCGATGGTCAGTGCACCAATACCGAGCGTCCCGTTCGCAAGAACCTTGCCATCTGCATGGGCATCGATGCCGGCAATACCGGAGGGCGGCACGGCGTTCACATCCGCCGCGACAGCGAGCTTGCGCGCGCCGGCGAGCAGATCGGCCGAGAGGATTTCGACGCCGGCGCGGCCGCAGGCGAGCACCACCTCGGCCTCCGCCAGGAGCGCGCGCTTGTCGTCGTCGGTGCGGCCCGCGGCGCCGGCCAGGTCGACGCCGAAGCGCTGCTTGAAATCGCCCGCCTTGGCGGTGACGGCCTCGATCTCGCGATGGCTGACCAGCGTCACCTCGGCGCCGGCCTGCGCGGCGATGACGCCGGCAATGCCGCCGACCACGCCGGTGGCGCCATAGACCTGGACCTTGGCGCCCTTGATGCCCTCGGGGCGGGTGGGGCGCAGCTTCTTTTCCACCTCGGCCACCATGGCGGCGGCGGTGGTGAAGGAACCGGCGGGGTCGACGAAGACCGAGATCTCGAAGGGCGGGAACAGCACGCTCCTGGCCTTGTCAGCCATGTCGAGCGCGAGGCCGGCATCCTTGCCGCCGATGAAAAGCCCGGTGCGGGCGGCGGCGTCGGGGTGGCGCGAGAACATCATGTCCTGCGTGAGGTCACCCACCTCGTCCAGCGTCACGCCGTCATAGGGCAGGATGGTCGCGTAGCCGGCATCAACCGCCATGTTGACGTCGAAAGGCGAGACGTGGCGCAGCGGCGAGAGGATGTGAAGAATCGGGGCGTAGTCCGCCATGTCGTTTCATTCCCAGGTCGAATCGGGCCTTGCGGCCTCTGTTGAGGAGATGAAGAGCGACGCGGGCTTTCTGCCAATCCGCCGCTAGCACTGCTCGACGCAGGCAAGCCATTCGATCCGTGCACCGGCATTGCCGCCGCGCACGCAGTCGAAAGCCAGAGCGGGCCGCCCCGCAAAACGGGTACGGGCCTCGCTGATAATCCGTTCGCCGTCTTCGGGGCTGCCAAGGATGGCAAACCCGGTGGGGCCCCAGGAACTTTGGCCAAGGCCGCGCAAACCGCGACTCTCCAGCCAGTCCATCACCTCGGCTACGGAAGTGCTTGTATAGCGGCCACCCTGGGCATCCGCATAGTGCTCGCCGAGCAGACGCTGCATTTCACCCACCGCGGCGCTGAAGTAATCCACATCCGCTTCGGCGAGCGCGGGCAGCGCGACCATGACCGCGAGCCGCGCCATGTGGCCGGCCAGCGTGTCCGCGAAGACGGGAAGGGTCTCCATCGCCGTGGACTCGGCGGTGCCGCTAAGCCCTTGATGGTCGGTGTCATATACCAGAAGGATGCGCCAATCCTCCGGGAAGGGCAGGCGCGAAAGGATGGGCGGAGGGGCGTTGGAGCCCTGCTTCTTGCCGCCGTCGAGGATGACGCCGCCCTCGGTGAAGGCGCCGATGCCGATCGAGGAGCGGGCCCCGCGACCCAACGCCGCGCCGATTTCGCGCGGGGTCAGTTCAAGCCCGCCCAGCAGACAGAGCCCGGTGGCGACGGCAAGGCCGAGCTGGGTGCCCGAACCGAGGCCGGAATGCGGGGGCAGGGCGGCTTCCACCGTGACCTCGACGCCGGTGCCAAGGCCGAAATGGCGCGCCGCCTTCTCCACCGCCGCAACCGCGCGCCCCGCGTCCGGCCCGGTGGCGGTGAGCCGCGCGGCGGGGCGCATGCGCACCACGGTGGCCGGGCGATCGAGCGTGATGCCGAGGCTGCCGAAACGGCGGCCCAGCGTGCCGGCGAGATCAAGGAATCCCAGATGCAGGCGACCCGGCGCGGTGATGCGCACCACGCGGTTCTCCTCCTGCTTGTTCGCCGCTTTCAGATCGAGCGTCGTCTTGTTCACGGGCGTTTCCTCAGGGCGCATGGTAAGGCGCGAAACAGGGCGAGGACAAGCGCCCTCGATTCCGCCATCGGCAGAACGGCGTTTGCCGCCGGCCCCGGGACCGTGCTACCGAATCGGGTAACGCAGCCCACGACAGAATGGGCGCGACGCCCAGGAGGACGCCCGAGATGGCGGTGGACCCGACCAAACCGGATCCAAAGAAAACCCTTGCCGACGGGGAGGTGATCGCACGCCTTGCCGCCGAGCTTCCGCGCTGGAAGCTTGAGGACGGGTGGATCCGGCGCACCTACCGCACGAACAGCTGGAAGGGCACGCTGATGGTGATCAACACCGTCGGCCACCTCGCGGAGGCCGCCTGGCACCATCCTGACCTCACCGCCTCGTATGCCTGGGTCGAGGTGCGGCTCATGTCGCACGACGTCAAGGGCATTACCGAGCGCGACCTTCAGCTCGCGAAGAAGATCGAGGCCGTCGTCGACTGGCAGCCCGGCACCGAGCCGGGCAGTGCGCTGGAAGGCACGCCCCGCAGCGATCTGCGCTTCGCCTACATCAAGCACGATTGACGCCATGGCAGATGCATCCCTCCAGACGATCAACGACGTGGTCTGCGGCTTCTGCGGGCTCGGCTGCGACGACCTCATCGTCGAGGTCGAGGGCCGCGACATCCGGGCCAAGGGCGCGGAAGGCGGCCCGATGTGCCCGGAAGCGGCCCGGCTGCTGCGGCGCATGGACGTGCCCGACCAGCCGGCCCGCATCGCCGGCGCCGAGGCGAGCCTGACCGAGGCCGCAGGGGCGGCGCGGCGGCTGCTGGGCGAGGCGCGCGCGCCGGTCTTCGCCGGGCTCGGCGTCGACATGGCCGGTGCCGGGGCGCTGGCCGATCTCGCGGTGCGCTTCGGCGGCGTGCTCGACCATTATGCCTCCGATGGGCTGTTCGCCAATTACGCCGCCGCCCAGCGCACGGGCTGGCTTGCGAGCACGCTGGCGGAGGTGCGCAACCGCTGCGACCTGCTGCTCGTGGTCGGCGAGGACCCCTCCCAGACCTGGGCCCGGCTGTTCGAGCGGCTGTTCCCGGAAAACCCGCTGTTCGCGGGGAGCCCGCGCAAGGTGGTGTTTCTGGGAAGTGCGCCGGGCGAGAAGGCGCGCCAGCAGCTCGCCGGCACGGAAATCTCCCATATCGCGAGCGATGATGTCGTCGCCACGCTGGAGGCGCTGGGCGTTCTCGTCGCCGGCAAGCAGCCGCCCGGCGCCAGTTTCGGCGGCGTATCGGCGGATCAGGCGGGAGAGCTGGCCGCAGCCCTGCGCGCCGCGCGCTATGCCGTGGTGACCTGGAATGCGGGCACGCTGGACGAGGGTGCCCTGGTCGCCGAATACGCGACCAAGCTGGTCGACGTGATCAGCGTGGAGACCCGCGCCGGCGTGTTCCCGCTTGGCGGGCGCGACAACATCATCGGGGTGAACCAGCTTCTGCTGTGGCGGCTGGGCTATCCGATGCGCACCGCGGTGCGCGGCCAGACCAGCAGCCATGACGGCACGCTCTACGCGAGCGGGCAGGCGCTGGCCGATGCCGACCTCATGGTCTGGGTTTCGGCCTTCCGGCCGGAGCCGCCGCCGTCCTTTGCGGGCAAGGTGATCGCCCTTGCCCATCCCGATACGGTGTTCGACAAGGAACCGGACATACTGATCCCGGTTGGCACCCCCGGCGTGGACCACGCCGGCACGGTGTTCCGAATGGATTCGATTGTGAGCCTGCCGCTCGGCGCCTTGCGCGTCGCGACGCTTCCCAGCGTCGCCGAGGCTGTGCGATGCCTCGCGGAGGGTTAAATGAGACTGAGGCTCAAGGGCGGGCGTGTGCTCGATCCGGCCAATGGCGAAAACGGGGTCGCGACCGGCGCGCGTCGTGACATCGAGATATTGGACGGGCGGGTTGTCGCCCCGACCGACCTGCCGGCCCAGGCCGAGTACGAGCTGAACGGCGATGTCGTGATGGCGGGCGGCATCGACCTGCACAGCCATATCGCCGGCGGCAAGATGAACCTCGCCCGCCTGCTGATGCAGGAAGACCGGCGGGCCTACCCCGAAATGCCGGGCAATTTCTGCGGCTGCGGCGGCGGACGCGCGGCGCCGACCGCCCACGCCACCGGCTGCCGCTATGCGGAACTCGGCTACACCACGGTGTTCGAGCCGGCGATGGTGGGCGCCAATGCGCGCGCCGCGCATCTGGAAATGGCGGACATTCCCAATCTCGACACCGGCGCCTATCTGGTGCTGGGCAATGACGACTTCTTCCTGCGCCTGCTCGCCGCCGGCGCGGGGCAGGAGCAGGTCAACGCCTATGTGGGCTGGATGATCGAGGCGACGCAGGCCTTCGCCATCAAGATCGTCAATCCCGGCGGAATCAACGCCTTCAAATTCAACGCCCGCAAGATGGACCTCGACGAGGCCAGCCCGCATTACGAGGTGACGCCGCGCAAGGTGCTGACCACGCTGATCCGGGCGGTGACGGAGCTGGGCCTGCCCCATCCCATCCACCTGCACGGCTGCAATCTCGGCGTGCCGGGCAATGACGAGACCACG comes from the Ancylobacter pratisalsi genome and includes:
- a CDS encoding formylmethanofuran dehydrogenase; amino-acid sequence: MADASLQTINDVVCGFCGLGCDDLIVEVEGRDIRAKGAEGGPMCPEAARLLRRMDVPDQPARIAGAEASLTEAAGAARRLLGEARAPVFAGLGVDMAGAGALADLAVRFGGVLDHYASDGLFANYAAAQRTGWLASTLAEVRNRCDLLLVVGEDPSQTWARLFERLFPENPLFAGSPRKVVFLGSAPGEKARQQLAGTEISHIASDDVVATLEALGVLVAGKQPPGASFGGVSADQAGELAAALRAARYAVVTWNAGTLDEGALVAEYATKLVDVISVETRAGVFPLGGRDNIIGVNQLLLWRLGYPMRTAVRGQTSSHDGTLYASGQALADADLMVWVSAFRPEPPPSFAGKVIALAHPDTVFDKEPDILIPVGTPGVDHAGTVFRMDSIVSLPLGALRVATLPSVAEAVRCLAEG
- a CDS encoding 4a-hydroxytetrahydrobiopterin dehydratase codes for the protein MAVDPTKPDPKKTLADGEVIARLAAELPRWKLEDGWIRRTYRTNSWKGTLMVINTVGHLAEAAWHHPDLTASYAWVEVRLMSHDVKGITERDLQLAKKIEAVVDWQPGTEPGSALEGTPRSDLRFAYIKHD
- a CDS encoding NAD(P)-dependent methylenetetrahydromethanopterin dehydrogenase encodes the protein MADYAPILHILSPLRHVSPFDVNMAVDAGYATILPYDGVTLDEVGDLTQDMMFSRHPDAAARTGLFIGGKDAGLALDMADKARSVLFPPFEISVFVDPAGSFTTAAAMVAEVEKKLRPTRPEGIKGAKVQVYGATGVVGGIAGVIAAQAGAEVTLVSHREIEAVTAKAGDFKQRFGVDLAGAAGRTDDDKRALLAEAEVVLACGRAGVEILSADLLAGARKLAVAADVNAVPPSGIAGIDAHADGKVLANGTLGIGALTIGHLKYRVQHELLQRMRVATKSLTFGFEDAFILARSLVA
- the mch gene encoding methenyltetrahydromethanopterin cyclohydrolase, with translation MGEQLRNLRPSVSNLTRPLVEDLVENAAVLRLGISRSPCGARIIDAGINARGGMEAGRRIAEICLGGLGSVNIASGARFSRWMSMITVTTADPVLACLGSQYAGWSLSEGDFFALGSGPARALWAKETLFQELGYRDAADHACLVLEVDRMPPDMLVARVAQDCGVAPEQLTLILTPTSSLAGTVQIVARVLEVALHKTHALHFPLDRVVDGIGSSPLPPPAPDFVSAMGRTNDATLYGGNVQLFVEGPEDEAEALAEGLPSSSSRDHGRTFAEIFTAYKGDFYAMDPMLFSPARVTVTALQTGRSFTFGAFHEDILERSFA
- a CDS encoding ATP-grasp domain-containing protein — encoded protein: MSPKDAADVVIVGVAARGLAAAARRAGLRALVLDLFGDDDTRELALAAIPLRRIGAFAIDPADLYEQLAIHAGPDIPVVLGTGFEHQPEVVERLAARFRLVGNGPPTLAWTKEPLMLARLLHNLGIPHPQVFADHAPAGMRTLEKRIGGSGGWHVKPASESRGWGWYLQEELQGRTVSALFLGNGHKARLLAFSEQWCEPSEDAPYRYGGAAGPIRLDPSIEASIASALDAVVNAAGIVGLASADLMLTGDGWSLIEINPRPGASLDVFDHEPLPPLLRLHFEACRGELPDLALLTPEAAGMVRGAGVFYAPFSFEMRLDPLPDWVADRPPQGTRIETGEPICTLFAAGRDVREVRDTLARRRDQLWRDLSMASRKAAE
- a CDS encoding beta-ribofuranosylaminobenzene 5'-phosphate synthase family protein, whose translation is MNKTTLDLKAANKQEENRVVRITAPGRLHLGFLDLAGTLGRRFGSLGITLDRPATVVRMRPAARLTATGPDAGRAVAAVEKAARHFGLGTGVEVTVEAALPPHSGLGSGTQLGLAVATGLCLLGGLELTPREIGAALGRGARSSIGIGAFTEGGVILDGGKKQGSNAPPPILSRLPFPEDWRILLVYDTDHQGLSGTAESTAMETLPVFADTLAGHMARLAVMVALPALAEADVDYFSAAVGEMQRLLGEHYADAQGGRYTSTSVAEVMDWLESRGLRGLGQSSWGPTGFAILGSPEDGERIISEARTRFAGRPALAFDCVRGGNAGARIEWLACVEQC